The following proteins are co-located in the Paroedura picta isolate Pp20150507F chromosome 18, Ppicta_v3.0, whole genome shotgun sequence genome:
- the ARPP19 gene encoding cAMP-regulated phosphoprotein 19, protein MSAESPEPASAEEQKEMEDKVISPEKAEEAKLKARYPHLGQKPGGSDFLRKRLQKGQKYFDSGDYNMAKAKMKNKQLPTTAPDKTEVTGDHIPTPQDLPQRKPSLVASKLAG, encoded by the exons ATGTCTGCGGAAAGCCCCGAGCCCGCTTCTGCGGAGGAGCAGAAG gaaatggaagacaaGGTGATTAGCCCGGAGAAAGCTGAAGAAGCAAAGTTGAAAGCCAGATATCCTCATCTGGGACAAAAGCCTGGGGGCTCAGATTTCTTGAGGAAGAGGCTTCAGAAAGGA cAAAAGTATTTTGATTCTGGGGATTATAATATGGCAAAAGCAAAAATGAAGAACAAGCAGCTTCCTACCACAGCCCCGGACAAGACCGAAGTTACTGGTGATCACATTCCTACTCCACAGGACCTTCCTCAGCGAAAACCATCTCTCGTTGCTAGCAAACTGGCTGGCTGA
- the ATOSA gene encoding atos homolog protein A isoform X2 — translation MVYSGNKGLHIEDTLDEYFEYDAEEFLVNLALLITEGRTPEYSAKGRTEGLHCPPAQLGQPVTAKHECSDQLAQCRQARRTRSEVTLLWKNNIPIMVEVMLLPDCCYSDEGPATEGNDLNDPAVKQDALLLERWILEPVPRQSGDRFIEEKTLLLAVRSFVFFSQLSAWLSVSHGAVPRNILYRVSAAHVDLQWTFSQTPTEHFFPVPNVSHNVALKVSVQSLPRQSNYPVLTCSIHANLGFYEKRAEENSGHQHCDPVRAEQCNAPASQGLCSKLLWTDGVLSAKKGPELGPAVRTLKFFQPTGLASDFRPSEPNLHCYTATVESKKRSQDTLERALKPSSDSSNGYSPRHSLGDSIPLIGSLLQERHEVIARIAQHLIHCDPATPSVMGRPFHTNEGGLVNSKATRTVLKDEGLLRRGKEPATGSVANLELASSENSNIGKPRIIPDVPFSGSHSPVTQRSRPTIEEANPLISSLLQERQEVIARIAQHLIHCDPPTSPAAHPVFNLHDVRPVNPKGFQGPCEEDSLLKKGRESSPDLLSTSRLSSWEDHRKAKGKTPATPPSPLRYDAESKASPKPQARRKLLLAEPSDVVQNTFPLSPSSRNANPAAFTIPPCKKGDNRAELADRLEVVLSSSPRKPRAVYKGIAKQCSPSSCSSELICTDKLKDRTIASGNGNTDCLNNPASDRSRILENAKGTVTQAPDNLHKSEPKRLSQDSKQPNICEPNSQLTSIENYLRRDHESVQGKTKQDKVKNAHDENEDPTDYAIQKRLQKKPVEDGSAPAEQKRNGDVLRTIPLKHVWRKNNFHHLDGTSTKAFHPRTGLPLLSSPVPERKTRSGCFDLDASLLQLKYLSSKSPHHCISKENDPDGHEKPFLSSSAPPVTSLSLLGNFEESVLNYRLDPLGVVDGFTAEVGASGVFCPTHMTLPVEVSFYSVSDDNAPSPYMGVIALESLGKRGYRVPPSGTIQVTLFNPNKTVVKMFVVIYDLREMPANHQTFLRQRTFSVPVRRETKRSVNKENARRSEDRLLRYLIHLRFQSSKSGKIYLYRDVRLLFSRKSMEVDSGAAYELKSYTESPMNPQFSPRC, via the exons ACACTTTAGATGAATACTTCGAGTACGACGCGGAGGAGTTCCTTGTCAACTTGGCCTTGCTGATCACTGAAGGTAGAACACCAGAATATTCTGCCAAGGGTCGAACTGAAGGCCTCCACTGCCCTCCAGCCCAGTTGGGCCAGCCAGTAACAGCCAAGCATGAATGCAGTGACCAACTGGCCCAG TGTCGTCAAGCCCGACGCACTAGGTCTGAGGTCACGTTGCTGTGGAAAAATAATATTCCTATCATGGTGGAAGTGATGCTACTTCCAGACTGTTGCTATAGCGACGAAGGGCCAGCCACAGAAGGGAACGATCTGAACGATCCTGCAGTCAAGCAAGATGCCTTGTTACTAGAGAGGTGGATTTTGGAGCCAGTTCCACGACA aAGCGGCGACCGATTTATCGAAGAGAAGACGCTCTTACTGGCCGTCCGCTCTTTTGTGTTCTTTTCTCAGCTGAGTGCTTGGCTGAGCGTTTCACACGGGGCGGTCCCACGCAATATTCTCTACAG AGTAAGCGCGGCGCACGTAGACCTGCAGTGGACTTTTTCCCAGACACCAACCGAGCATTTCTTCCCCGTCCCCAACGTTTCTCACAACGTGGCCTTGAAAGTCAGCGTCCAGTCCTTGCCGAGACAATCTAACTATCCGGTCCTGACCTGCAGCATCCACGCCAACCTCGGGTTTTACGAAAAGAGGGCAGAAGAGAACAGTGGACATCAGCACTGTGATCCCGTCAGGGCAGAGCAATGCAACGCGCCCGCCTCGCAGGGCTTGTGCAGCAAACTGCTGTGGACCGATGGCGTGCTCAGTGCCAAAAAAGGCCCTGAGCTTGGCCCAGCCGTCAGGACCCTGAAATTCTTTCAACCGACTGGGCTTGCGTCAGACTTCAGGCCATCAGAGCCTAACCTCCATTGCTACACAGCCACCGTCGAGAGTAAGAAACGATCGCAGGACACCTTAGAAAGAGCGTTAAAGCCTTCGTCTGATTCCTCCAACGGCTACTCTCCCCGCCATTCTTTAGGGGATTCGATTCCCTTGATAGGCTCTTTGCTCCAGGAGCGGCACGAGGTCATAGCGAGGATCGCCCAGCATTTGATTCACTGTGACCCAGCAACGCCGTCTGTTATGGGGCGGCCGTTCCACACGAACGAAGGCGGCCTGGTCAACTCGAAAGCCACCCGGACTGTGCTCAAAGATGAAGGCTtgctgaggagaggaaaggaaccgGCCACAGGCTCCGTGGCGAACTTAGAGCTGGCCTCATCGGAAAATAGCAATATAGGGAAACCCCGAATAATACCGGACGTCCCGTTCTCCGGCTCCCACAGCCCCGTGACCCAGCGTTCCCGCCCAACCATAGAGGAAGCGAACCCCTTGATAAGTTCTTTGCTTCAGGAGCGCCAGGAGGTTATAGCCAGGATCGCCCAGCACCTGATTCACTGTGATCCACCAACGTCGCCCGCTGCTCATCCGGTGTTCAACCTGCATGACGTTCGTCCAGTTAATCCAAAGGGTTTTCAGGGTCCCTGCGAAGAGGACAGCCTGCTCAAGAAAGGCAGGGAATCCTCTCCGGATCTGCTTTCTACTTCTAGGCTGAGTTCATGGGAAGACCACCGAAAAGCAAAAGGCAAAACACCAGCGACCCCTCCGAGCCCTCTTAGATACGACGCTGAATCGAAGGCATCTCCAAAACCCCAAGCGAGAAGAAAGCTGCTGCTAGCAGAGCCCAGCGACGTCGTCCAAAATACATTTCCGCTGTCTCCCTCCAGTCGAAATGCAAACCCAGCGGCTTTTACGATCCCACCATGTAAGAAAGGAGATAACAGAGCAGAACTGGCAGACAGATTGGAAGTGGTACTCTCCAGTTCTCCCCGTAAACCTCGAGCAGTATACAAAGGTATCGCCAAGCAGTGTTCCCCTTCCAGTTGTAGCAGCGAACTGATTTGCACAGATAAACTTAAGGACAGAACAATCGCCAGCGGAAACGGCAACACAGACTGTTTAAACAATCCGGCGTCGGATCGGTCTAGAATACTTGAAAATGCTAAAGGGACTGTGACGCAGGCACCTGACAATTTGCACAAAAGTGAGCCGAAGCGCTTAAGCCAAGACTCCAAACAACCAAATATTTGCGAACCGAACTCCCAGCTCACGAGTATCGAGAACTATTTGCGTAGAGACCACGAAAGCGTCCAGGGCAAAACCAAGCAAGATAAAGTGAAAAACGCGCACGACGAGAATGAAGACCCGACAGACTATGCAATCCAAAAACGTTTGCAGAAGAAACCTGTAGAAGACGGTTCGGCTCCTGCCGAGCAAAAGCGGAACGGAGACGTGCTG AGAACAATACCACTTAAGCACGTTTGGCGGAAAAACAACTTTCACCATTTGGATGGGACTTCCACCAAGGCTTTCCACCCTCGGACTGGACTGCCTCTGCTTTCAAGCCCT GTTCCTGAAAGAAAAACGCGTTCCGGCTGTTTTGATCTTGACGCGTCTCTGTTGCAGCTGAAATATTTGTCCTCCAAAAG TCCACACCATTGTATAAGCAAAGAGAATGACCCAGATGGCCATGAGAAACCGTTTCTGAGTTCCAGTGCACCACCTGTAACAAGTCTTAGCCTCCTGGGAAACTTTGAG GAGTCCGTGTTGAACTATCGTCTAGATCCCCTGGGCGTTGTCGACGGCTTCACAGCCGAAGTGGGAGCAAGTGGCGTCTTCTGTCCAACACACATGACTCTTCCGGTTGAAGTTTCGTTCTACAGTGTTTCCGATGACAACGCCCCCTCTCCCTATATG ggTGTAATTGCTCTAGAGTCCCTTGGCAAAAGGGGCTATCGGGTACCTCCTTCAGGAACAATACAAGTG ACCTTATTTAATCCTAACAAGACTGTGGTGAAGATGTTTGTGGTGATCTACGACCTGCGAGAGATGCCGGCCAATCATCAGACATTCCTACGGCAAAGAACCTTTTCTGTCCCCGTGAGGCGAGAAACAAAGAGAAGCGTCAACAAAGAAAACGCCCGGCGTTCGGAAGACAGGCTCCTTCGCTACCTCATTCATCTGAG GTTCCAGAGCTCTAAGTCTGGAAAGATCTACCTCTACAGAGACGTGAGGCTCCTGTTCTCTCGGAAATCCATGGAAGTGGACAGCGGCGCGGCCTATGAACTCAAATCTTACACTGAATCTCCAATGAACCCTCAGTTTTCACCCAGATGCTAG
- the ATOSA gene encoding atos homolog protein A isoform X3, translating to MVEVMLLPDCCYSDEGPATEGNDLNDPAVKQDALLLERWILEPVPRQSGDRFIEEKTLLLAVRSFVFFSQLSAWLSVSHGAVPRNILYRVSAAHVDLQWTFSQTPTEHFFPVPNVSHNVALKVSVQSLPRQSNYPVLTCSIHANLGFYEKRAEENSGHQHCDPVRAEQCNAPASQGLCSKLLWTDGVLSAKKGPELGPAVRTLKFFQPTGLASDFRPSEPNLHCYTATVESKKRSQDTLERALKPSSDSSNGYSPRHSLGDSIPLIGSLLQERHEVIARIAQHLIHCDPATPSVMGRPFHTNEGGLVNSKATRTVLKDEGLLRRGKEPATGSVANLELASSENSNIGKPRIIPDVPFSGSHSPVTQRSRPTIEEANPLISSLLQERQEVIARIAQHLIHCDPPTSPAAHPVFNLHDVRPVNPKGFQGPCEEDSLLKKGRESSPDLLSTSRLSSWEDHRKAKGKTPATPPSPLRYDAESKASPKPQARRKLLLAEPSDVVQNTFPLSPSSRNANPAAFTIPPCKKGDNRAELADRLEVVLSSSPRKPRAVYKGIAKQCSPSSCSSELICTDKLKDRTIASGNGNTDCLNNPASDRSRILENAKGTVTQAPDNLHKSEPKRLSQDSKQPNICEPNSQLTSIENYLRRDHESVQGKTKQDKVKNAHDENEDPTDYAIQKRLQKKPVEDGSAPAEQKRNGDVLRTIPLKHVWRKNNFHHLDGTSTKAFHPRTGLPLLSSPVPERKTRSGCFDLDASLLQLKYLSSKSPHHCISKENDPDGHEKPFLSSSAPPVTSLSLLGNFEESVLNYRLDPLGVVDGFTAEVGASGVFCPTHMTLPVEVSFYSVSDDNAPSPYMGVIALESLGKRGYRVPPSGTIQVTLFNPNKTVVKMFVVIYDLREMPANHQTFLRQRTFSVPVRRETKRSVNKENARRSEDRLLRYLIHLRFQSSKSGKIYLYRDVRLLFSRKSMEVDSGAAYELKSYTESPMNPQFSPRC from the exons ATGGTGGAAGTGATGCTACTTCCAGACTGTTGCTATAGCGACGAAGGGCCAGCCACAGAAGGGAACGATCTGAACGATCCTGCAGTCAAGCAAGATGCCTTGTTACTAGAGAGGTGGATTTTGGAGCCAGTTCCACGACA aAGCGGCGACCGATTTATCGAAGAGAAGACGCTCTTACTGGCCGTCCGCTCTTTTGTGTTCTTTTCTCAGCTGAGTGCTTGGCTGAGCGTTTCACACGGGGCGGTCCCACGCAATATTCTCTACAG AGTAAGCGCGGCGCACGTAGACCTGCAGTGGACTTTTTCCCAGACACCAACCGAGCATTTCTTCCCCGTCCCCAACGTTTCTCACAACGTGGCCTTGAAAGTCAGCGTCCAGTCCTTGCCGAGACAATCTAACTATCCGGTCCTGACCTGCAGCATCCACGCCAACCTCGGGTTTTACGAAAAGAGGGCAGAAGAGAACAGTGGACATCAGCACTGTGATCCCGTCAGGGCAGAGCAATGCAACGCGCCCGCCTCGCAGGGCTTGTGCAGCAAACTGCTGTGGACCGATGGCGTGCTCAGTGCCAAAAAAGGCCCTGAGCTTGGCCCAGCCGTCAGGACCCTGAAATTCTTTCAACCGACTGGGCTTGCGTCAGACTTCAGGCCATCAGAGCCTAACCTCCATTGCTACACAGCCACCGTCGAGAGTAAGAAACGATCGCAGGACACCTTAGAAAGAGCGTTAAAGCCTTCGTCTGATTCCTCCAACGGCTACTCTCCCCGCCATTCTTTAGGGGATTCGATTCCCTTGATAGGCTCTTTGCTCCAGGAGCGGCACGAGGTCATAGCGAGGATCGCCCAGCATTTGATTCACTGTGACCCAGCAACGCCGTCTGTTATGGGGCGGCCGTTCCACACGAACGAAGGCGGCCTGGTCAACTCGAAAGCCACCCGGACTGTGCTCAAAGATGAAGGCTtgctgaggagaggaaaggaaccgGCCACAGGCTCCGTGGCGAACTTAGAGCTGGCCTCATCGGAAAATAGCAATATAGGGAAACCCCGAATAATACCGGACGTCCCGTTCTCCGGCTCCCACAGCCCCGTGACCCAGCGTTCCCGCCCAACCATAGAGGAAGCGAACCCCTTGATAAGTTCTTTGCTTCAGGAGCGCCAGGAGGTTATAGCCAGGATCGCCCAGCACCTGATTCACTGTGATCCACCAACGTCGCCCGCTGCTCATCCGGTGTTCAACCTGCATGACGTTCGTCCAGTTAATCCAAAGGGTTTTCAGGGTCCCTGCGAAGAGGACAGCCTGCTCAAGAAAGGCAGGGAATCCTCTCCGGATCTGCTTTCTACTTCTAGGCTGAGTTCATGGGAAGACCACCGAAAAGCAAAAGGCAAAACACCAGCGACCCCTCCGAGCCCTCTTAGATACGACGCTGAATCGAAGGCATCTCCAAAACCCCAAGCGAGAAGAAAGCTGCTGCTAGCAGAGCCCAGCGACGTCGTCCAAAATACATTTCCGCTGTCTCCCTCCAGTCGAAATGCAAACCCAGCGGCTTTTACGATCCCACCATGTAAGAAAGGAGATAACAGAGCAGAACTGGCAGACAGATTGGAAGTGGTACTCTCCAGTTCTCCCCGTAAACCTCGAGCAGTATACAAAGGTATCGCCAAGCAGTGTTCCCCTTCCAGTTGTAGCAGCGAACTGATTTGCACAGATAAACTTAAGGACAGAACAATCGCCAGCGGAAACGGCAACACAGACTGTTTAAACAATCCGGCGTCGGATCGGTCTAGAATACTTGAAAATGCTAAAGGGACTGTGACGCAGGCACCTGACAATTTGCACAAAAGTGAGCCGAAGCGCTTAAGCCAAGACTCCAAACAACCAAATATTTGCGAACCGAACTCCCAGCTCACGAGTATCGAGAACTATTTGCGTAGAGACCACGAAAGCGTCCAGGGCAAAACCAAGCAAGATAAAGTGAAAAACGCGCACGACGAGAATGAAGACCCGACAGACTATGCAATCCAAAAACGTTTGCAGAAGAAACCTGTAGAAGACGGTTCGGCTCCTGCCGAGCAAAAGCGGAACGGAGACGTGCTG AGAACAATACCACTTAAGCACGTTTGGCGGAAAAACAACTTTCACCATTTGGATGGGACTTCCACCAAGGCTTTCCACCCTCGGACTGGACTGCCTCTGCTTTCAAGCCCT GTTCCTGAAAGAAAAACGCGTTCCGGCTGTTTTGATCTTGACGCGTCTCTGTTGCAGCTGAAATATTTGTCCTCCAAAAG TCCACACCATTGTATAAGCAAAGAGAATGACCCAGATGGCCATGAGAAACCGTTTCTGAGTTCCAGTGCACCACCTGTAACAAGTCTTAGCCTCCTGGGAAACTTTGAG GAGTCCGTGTTGAACTATCGTCTAGATCCCCTGGGCGTTGTCGACGGCTTCACAGCCGAAGTGGGAGCAAGTGGCGTCTTCTGTCCAACACACATGACTCTTCCGGTTGAAGTTTCGTTCTACAGTGTTTCCGATGACAACGCCCCCTCTCCCTATATG ggTGTAATTGCTCTAGAGTCCCTTGGCAAAAGGGGCTATCGGGTACCTCCTTCAGGAACAATACAAGTG ACCTTATTTAATCCTAACAAGACTGTGGTGAAGATGTTTGTGGTGATCTACGACCTGCGAGAGATGCCGGCCAATCATCAGACATTCCTACGGCAAAGAACCTTTTCTGTCCCCGTGAGGCGAGAAACAAAGAGAAGCGTCAACAAAGAAAACGCCCGGCGTTCGGAAGACAGGCTCCTTCGCTACCTCATTCATCTGAG GTTCCAGAGCTCTAAGTCTGGAAAGATCTACCTCTACAGAGACGTGAGGCTCCTGTTCTCTCGGAAATCCATGGAAGTGGACAGCGGCGCGGCCTATGAACTCAAATCTTACACTGAATCTCCAATGAACCCTCAGTTTTCACCCAGATGCTAG
- the ATOSA gene encoding atos homolog protein A isoform X1: MPRGGLGATYSCRRFRDKGWISPLWFLQKKAGASLVGGGIGETRRGKGRGEKTLHRGVLTENCVGENNTTGLKMKPDRDTLDEYFEYDAEEFLVNLALLITEGRTPEYSAKGRTEGLHCPPAQLGQPVTAKHECSDQLAQCRQARRTRSEVTLLWKNNIPIMVEVMLLPDCCYSDEGPATEGNDLNDPAVKQDALLLERWILEPVPRQSGDRFIEEKTLLLAVRSFVFFSQLSAWLSVSHGAVPRNILYRVSAAHVDLQWTFSQTPTEHFFPVPNVSHNVALKVSVQSLPRQSNYPVLTCSIHANLGFYEKRAEENSGHQHCDPVRAEQCNAPASQGLCSKLLWTDGVLSAKKGPELGPAVRTLKFFQPTGLASDFRPSEPNLHCYTATVESKKRSQDTLERALKPSSDSSNGYSPRHSLGDSIPLIGSLLQERHEVIARIAQHLIHCDPATPSVMGRPFHTNEGGLVNSKATRTVLKDEGLLRRGKEPATGSVANLELASSENSNIGKPRIIPDVPFSGSHSPVTQRSRPTIEEANPLISSLLQERQEVIARIAQHLIHCDPPTSPAAHPVFNLHDVRPVNPKGFQGPCEEDSLLKKGRESSPDLLSTSRLSSWEDHRKAKGKTPATPPSPLRYDAESKASPKPQARRKLLLAEPSDVVQNTFPLSPSSRNANPAAFTIPPCKKGDNRAELADRLEVVLSSSPRKPRAVYKGIAKQCSPSSCSSELICTDKLKDRTIASGNGNTDCLNNPASDRSRILENAKGTVTQAPDNLHKSEPKRLSQDSKQPNICEPNSQLTSIENYLRRDHESVQGKTKQDKVKNAHDENEDPTDYAIQKRLQKKPVEDGSAPAEQKRNGDVLRTIPLKHVWRKNNFHHLDGTSTKAFHPRTGLPLLSSPVPERKTRSGCFDLDASLLQLKYLSSKSPHHCISKENDPDGHEKPFLSSSAPPVTSLSLLGNFEESVLNYRLDPLGVVDGFTAEVGASGVFCPTHMTLPVEVSFYSVSDDNAPSPYMGVIALESLGKRGYRVPPSGTIQVTLFNPNKTVVKMFVVIYDLREMPANHQTFLRQRTFSVPVRRETKRSVNKENARRSEDRLLRYLIHLRFQSSKSGKIYLYRDVRLLFSRKSMEVDSGAAYELKSYTESPMNPQFSPRC; encoded by the exons ACACTTTAGATGAATACTTCGAGTACGACGCGGAGGAGTTCCTTGTCAACTTGGCCTTGCTGATCACTGAAGGTAGAACACCAGAATATTCTGCCAAGGGTCGAACTGAAGGCCTCCACTGCCCTCCAGCCCAGTTGGGCCAGCCAGTAACAGCCAAGCATGAATGCAGTGACCAACTGGCCCAG TGTCGTCAAGCCCGACGCACTAGGTCTGAGGTCACGTTGCTGTGGAAAAATAATATTCCTATCATGGTGGAAGTGATGCTACTTCCAGACTGTTGCTATAGCGACGAAGGGCCAGCCACAGAAGGGAACGATCTGAACGATCCTGCAGTCAAGCAAGATGCCTTGTTACTAGAGAGGTGGATTTTGGAGCCAGTTCCACGACA aAGCGGCGACCGATTTATCGAAGAGAAGACGCTCTTACTGGCCGTCCGCTCTTTTGTGTTCTTTTCTCAGCTGAGTGCTTGGCTGAGCGTTTCACACGGGGCGGTCCCACGCAATATTCTCTACAG AGTAAGCGCGGCGCACGTAGACCTGCAGTGGACTTTTTCCCAGACACCAACCGAGCATTTCTTCCCCGTCCCCAACGTTTCTCACAACGTGGCCTTGAAAGTCAGCGTCCAGTCCTTGCCGAGACAATCTAACTATCCGGTCCTGACCTGCAGCATCCACGCCAACCTCGGGTTTTACGAAAAGAGGGCAGAAGAGAACAGTGGACATCAGCACTGTGATCCCGTCAGGGCAGAGCAATGCAACGCGCCCGCCTCGCAGGGCTTGTGCAGCAAACTGCTGTGGACCGATGGCGTGCTCAGTGCCAAAAAAGGCCCTGAGCTTGGCCCAGCCGTCAGGACCCTGAAATTCTTTCAACCGACTGGGCTTGCGTCAGACTTCAGGCCATCAGAGCCTAACCTCCATTGCTACACAGCCACCGTCGAGAGTAAGAAACGATCGCAGGACACCTTAGAAAGAGCGTTAAAGCCTTCGTCTGATTCCTCCAACGGCTACTCTCCCCGCCATTCTTTAGGGGATTCGATTCCCTTGATAGGCTCTTTGCTCCAGGAGCGGCACGAGGTCATAGCGAGGATCGCCCAGCATTTGATTCACTGTGACCCAGCAACGCCGTCTGTTATGGGGCGGCCGTTCCACACGAACGAAGGCGGCCTGGTCAACTCGAAAGCCACCCGGACTGTGCTCAAAGATGAAGGCTtgctgaggagaggaaaggaaccgGCCACAGGCTCCGTGGCGAACTTAGAGCTGGCCTCATCGGAAAATAGCAATATAGGGAAACCCCGAATAATACCGGACGTCCCGTTCTCCGGCTCCCACAGCCCCGTGACCCAGCGTTCCCGCCCAACCATAGAGGAAGCGAACCCCTTGATAAGTTCTTTGCTTCAGGAGCGCCAGGAGGTTATAGCCAGGATCGCCCAGCACCTGATTCACTGTGATCCACCAACGTCGCCCGCTGCTCATCCGGTGTTCAACCTGCATGACGTTCGTCCAGTTAATCCAAAGGGTTTTCAGGGTCCCTGCGAAGAGGACAGCCTGCTCAAGAAAGGCAGGGAATCCTCTCCGGATCTGCTTTCTACTTCTAGGCTGAGTTCATGGGAAGACCACCGAAAAGCAAAAGGCAAAACACCAGCGACCCCTCCGAGCCCTCTTAGATACGACGCTGAATCGAAGGCATCTCCAAAACCCCAAGCGAGAAGAAAGCTGCTGCTAGCAGAGCCCAGCGACGTCGTCCAAAATACATTTCCGCTGTCTCCCTCCAGTCGAAATGCAAACCCAGCGGCTTTTACGATCCCACCATGTAAGAAAGGAGATAACAGAGCAGAACTGGCAGACAGATTGGAAGTGGTACTCTCCAGTTCTCCCCGTAAACCTCGAGCAGTATACAAAGGTATCGCCAAGCAGTGTTCCCCTTCCAGTTGTAGCAGCGAACTGATTTGCACAGATAAACTTAAGGACAGAACAATCGCCAGCGGAAACGGCAACACAGACTGTTTAAACAATCCGGCGTCGGATCGGTCTAGAATACTTGAAAATGCTAAAGGGACTGTGACGCAGGCACCTGACAATTTGCACAAAAGTGAGCCGAAGCGCTTAAGCCAAGACTCCAAACAACCAAATATTTGCGAACCGAACTCCCAGCTCACGAGTATCGAGAACTATTTGCGTAGAGACCACGAAAGCGTCCAGGGCAAAACCAAGCAAGATAAAGTGAAAAACGCGCACGACGAGAATGAAGACCCGACAGACTATGCAATCCAAAAACGTTTGCAGAAGAAACCTGTAGAAGACGGTTCGGCTCCTGCCGAGCAAAAGCGGAACGGAGACGTGCTG AGAACAATACCACTTAAGCACGTTTGGCGGAAAAACAACTTTCACCATTTGGATGGGACTTCCACCAAGGCTTTCCACCCTCGGACTGGACTGCCTCTGCTTTCAAGCCCT GTTCCTGAAAGAAAAACGCGTTCCGGCTGTTTTGATCTTGACGCGTCTCTGTTGCAGCTGAAATATTTGTCCTCCAAAAG TCCACACCATTGTATAAGCAAAGAGAATGACCCAGATGGCCATGAGAAACCGTTTCTGAGTTCCAGTGCACCACCTGTAACAAGTCTTAGCCTCCTGGGAAACTTTGAG GAGTCCGTGTTGAACTATCGTCTAGATCCCCTGGGCGTTGTCGACGGCTTCACAGCCGAAGTGGGAGCAAGTGGCGTCTTCTGTCCAACACACATGACTCTTCCGGTTGAAGTTTCGTTCTACAGTGTTTCCGATGACAACGCCCCCTCTCCCTATATG ggTGTAATTGCTCTAGAGTCCCTTGGCAAAAGGGGCTATCGGGTACCTCCTTCAGGAACAATACAAGTG ACCTTATTTAATCCTAACAAGACTGTGGTGAAGATGTTTGTGGTGATCTACGACCTGCGAGAGATGCCGGCCAATCATCAGACATTCCTACGGCAAAGAACCTTTTCTGTCCCCGTGAGGCGAGAAACAAAGAGAAGCGTCAACAAAGAAAACGCCCGGCGTTCGGAAGACAGGCTCCTTCGCTACCTCATTCATCTGAG GTTCCAGAGCTCTAAGTCTGGAAAGATCTACCTCTACAGAGACGTGAGGCTCCTGTTCTCTCGGAAATCCATGGAAGTGGACAGCGGCGCGGCCTATGAACTCAAATCTTACACTGAATCTCCAATGAACCCTCAGTTTTCACCCAGATGCTAG